A window from Lepus europaeus isolate LE1 chromosome 20, mLepTim1.pri, whole genome shotgun sequence encodes these proteins:
- the LOC133749330 gene encoding transcription factor IIIA-like translates to MLNFLLLLRDAHLCKHMGERPFVCDHEGCGKAFIRDYHLSRHALIHTGEKPFVCTASDCDQKFNTKSNLKKHFERKHENQQKQYVCGFEGCQKAFRKHQQLKTHQSQHTNEPPFKCAQEGCGKHFASPSRLKRHAKVHEGYTCQKGCSFVAKTWTELLKHTREAHKEVTTCEVCQRTFKRKDYLKQHMKIHAPARDVCRCPREGCGRTYTTVFNLQSHILSFHEEMCPFVCEHAGCGKTFAMKQSLTRHAVVHDPDKIKLKVKRSHEKRSLASHLSGYIPPKRKQERELPKNEESLDCVEDRVLSTVAVLTLT, encoded by the exons ATGCTTAACTTTCTG CTTTTATTGAGAGACGCGCACCTGTGCAAGCACATGGGGGAGAGACCATTTGTTTGTGACCATGAGGGCTGTGGCAAGGCCTTCATCAGGGACTACCATCTGAGTCGTCACGCACTGATTCATACTGGAGAAAAGCCATTTGTCTGCACAGCTAGTGACTGTGATCAGAAATTCAACACAAAATCGAACTTGAAGAAACATTTTGAACGCAAACATGAAAATCAGCAAAAGCAGTATGTATGCGGCTTTGAGGGCTGTCAGAAGGCCTTCAGGAAACACCAGCAGCTGAAGACGCATCAGAGCCAGCACACCAACGAGCCACCCTTCAAGTGTGCCCAGGAGGGATGTGGGAAACACTTCGCCTCCCCCAGCAGGCTGAAGCGGCATGCCAAGGTCCACGAGGGTTACACATGTCAAAAGGGATGTTCCTTTGTGGCCAAAACATGGACAGAGCTCCTGAAACACACAAGAGAAGCCCATAAAGAGGTAACAACCTGTGAAGTATGCCAGAGAACGTTTAAGCGCAAAGATTACCTTAAGCAACACATGAAGATTCACGCCCCAGCGAGGGACGTATGTCGCTGTCCGCGGGAAGGCTGTGGGCGGACCTACACCACTGTGTTTAATCTGCAGAGCCACATCCTCTCCTTCCATGAAGAAATGTGCCCATTTGTGTGTGAGCACGCGGGCTGTGGCAAAACGTTCGCCATGAAACAAAGTCTCACACGGCATGCTGTTGTGCACGACCCTGACAAGATAAAGCTCAAAGTAAAACGATCTCATGAGAAACGGAGCCTCGCCTCCCATCTCAGTGGCTATATCCCCCCTAAAAGGAAACAAGAGCGAGAGTTGCCTAAAAACGAAGAGTCACTGGACTGTGTTGAAGACAGGGTGCTCTCAACAGTTGCTGTGCTTACCCTCACCTGA